In one Grus americana isolate bGruAme1 chromosome 1, bGruAme1.mat, whole genome shotgun sequence genomic region, the following are encoded:
- the LOC129197934 gene encoding 2-oxoglutarate receptor 1-like — MASEHTSNFTALPGRADPLTICKDEDFLQVKFYLSVLYSLIFLVCFPGNIMAIFVYFVKMRPWKNSTIIMLNLAITDLLYVATLPFFIHYSANGNNWIFGDFTCKFIHVCFYFNMYSGIIFLSCFSIFRFFVVVHPIKCFFVQKRRWAVVTCIIVWVISLVVISPLGILIATKHTQNRTICPDLAAAEDLNTSRWYNWLLTIFAFFLPLLMVTLCYALIIYTLATGPHTQACYKQKARRLTIVLLVVFYVCFLPFHIFRGIRLELRVRPVSCHLKNMILFMFIIAKPLAALNTFGNLLLYVVTGDNFQQAILSLLKFRTNKNLK, encoded by the coding sequence ATGGCATCTGAACACACCAGCAATTTTACTGCTCTGCCAGGCCGGGCAGACCCTTTGACAATCTGCAAGGATGAAGATTTCTTACAGGTGAAATTCTATCTCTCCGTCCTTTACAGCCTAATCTTCCTGGTGTGCTTCCCAGGGAACATCATGGcaatttttgtttactttgtcAAGATGAGGCCCTGGAAAAACAGCACCATCATTATGTTAAACCTGGCTATCACTGACTTATTGTATGTAGCCACGCTTCCTTTCTTTATTCACTACTCTGCTAATGGAAATAACTGGATTTTTGGAGACTTCACGTGCAAGTTTATTCACGTCTGTTTCTACTTCAACATGTACAGCGGTATTATCTTCCTTAGCTGCTTCAGTATCTTCCGCTTTTTTGTAGTTGTTCACccaattaaatgcttttttgttcaAAAACGGAGATGGGCAGTGGTGACTTGCATCATTGTTTGGGTGATTTCGCTGGTGGTCATCAGCCCCTTGGGCATCCTGATTGCCACAAAGCATACGCAGAACAGGACGATCTGCCCAgacctggctgctgctgaggaccTTAACACTAGTCGGTGGTACAACTGGCTGCTGACGATATTTGCCTTCTTCTTGCCCTTGCTGATGGTGACTCTGTGCTACGCGCTCATTATTTACACCTTGGCTACTGGGCCCCACACGCAGGCTTGCTACAAACAAAAGGCTCGCAGACTCACCATTGTCCTCTTGGTGGTCTTCTATGTGTGCTTCCTCCCCTTCCACATCTTTCGAGGGATTCGGCTGGAGCTCCGAGTACGACCAGTTAGCTGCCACTTGAAGAACATGATCCTTTTTATGTTTATAATAGCTAAACCTTTAGCAGCCTTAAATACTTTTGGAAACTTACTGCTCTATGTAGTGACGGGAGACAACTTCCAGCAGGCAATCCTCTCGCTCCTCAAGTTTCGGACAAACAAGAACTTGAAGTAG